The Edaphobacter acidisoli genome contains the following window.
CCCAAACCATCACCTACAAGATCAAAGGCTTCTCCTGCGTCACCTGCGCCGCTGGCCTCGACGTCATGCTCCGTCGCAACAAAGGCATCCTGCGCTCGCACTCCACCTACCCCGAAGCCACCACAACCATCGAGTACGAACCCAAAGTCATTACCCC
Protein-coding sequences here:
- a CDS encoding heavy-metal-associated domain-containing protein; the encoded protein is MIRRTFLQLLTLAGAGSLTTGCTEAKAQTITYKIKGFSCVTCAAGLDVMLRRNKGILRSHSTYPEATTTIEYEPKVITPATIQSLIAEMGFTAQQQPPTNS